A region of Diceros bicornis minor isolate mBicDic1 chromosome 9, mDicBic1.mat.cur, whole genome shotgun sequence DNA encodes the following proteins:
- the RNASEH2B gene encoding ribonuclease H2 subunit B isoform X1, whose product MAGSGDCADGARARQHVFLLPECLKDASKKMKSGLMFVKLVNPCSGEGAIYLFNMCLQQLFEIKVFKEKHHSWFINQSVQSGGLLHFATPMDPLFLLLYYLIKADKEGKFQPLDQVVVDDMFPNCVLLLKLPELEKLLRHVTEEREVNKKKYYKFSKEKTLKWLEKKVNQTMAALKTNNVNVGARVQSTAFFSGDQVSSDKEEDYIRYAHGLISDYISKELSDDLSKYLKLPEPSASLPNPPSKKVKLSDEPVEAKEDYTKFNTKGLKTEKKNSKMTAAQKALAKVDKSGMKSIDSFFGAKSKKKIGKI is encoded by the exons AATGTTTAAAAGATGcttcaaagaagatgaaaagtggGCTTATGTTTGTAAAATTGGTTAATCCATGTTCAG GGGAAGGAGCCATTTACTTGTTCAATATGTGTCTACAGCAGCTgtttgaaataaaagttttcaaggaAAAACACCATTCTTGGTTTATAAATCAGTCAGTTCAATCAG GAGGTCTTCTCCACTTTGCCACACCCATGGACCCTCTATTTCTGCTTCTCTACTACCTTATAAAGGCTGATAAAGAG GGAAAGTTTCAGCCCCTAGATCAAGTTGTGGTGGATGACATGTTTCCAAATTGCGTCTTGTTGCTGAAACTTCCTGAACTTGAGAAGTTACTGCGACATGTGACAGAGGAAAGAG aagtaaacaaaaagaaatattacaagttcagcaaagagaAGACATTAAAGTGGCTGGAAAAAAAG GTTAATCAGACTATGGCAGCATTAAAAACCAATAATGTGAATGTTGGTGCCCGAGTACAGTCAACTGCATTTTTCTCTGGTGACCAAGTTTCCAGTGACAAGGAAG aggATTATATTCGTTATGCCCATGGTCTGATATCTGATTACATCTCTAAAGAATTAAGTGATGACTtatctaaatatttaaa GCTTCCAGAACCTTCAGCTTCATTGCCAAACCCTCCATCAAAG AAAGTAAAGTTATCAGATGAGCCTGTAGAAGCAAAAGAAGATTACACTAAGTTTAACACTAAAGGTTTGAAGACTGAAAAG aaaaatagcaaaatgactGCAGCTCAGAAGGCTTTGGCTAAAGTTGACAAGAGTGGGATGAAAAGTATTGATTCTTTTTTTGgtgcaaaaagtaaaaagaaaattggaaagatTTGA
- the RNASEH2B gene encoding ribonuclease H2 subunit B isoform X2 — protein MFRFVLTGEGAIYLFNMCLQQLFEIKVFKEKHHSWFINQSVQSGGLLHFATPMDPLFLLLYYLIKADKEGKFQPLDQVVVDDMFPNCVLLLKLPELEKLLRHVTEEREVNKKKYYKFSKEKTLKWLEKKVNQTMAALKTNNVNVGARVQSTAFFSGDQVSSDKEEDYIRYAHGLISDYISKELSDDLSKYLKLPEPSASLPNPPSKKVKLSDEPVEAKEDYTKFNTKGLKTEKKNSKMTAAQKALAKVDKSGMKSIDSFFGAKSKKKIGKI, from the exons ATGTTCAG atttGTCTTAACAGGGGAAGGAGCCATTTACTTGTTCAATATGTGTCTACAGCAGCTgtttgaaataaaagttttcaaggaAAAACACCATTCTTGGTTTATAAATCAGTCAGTTCAATCAG GAGGTCTTCTCCACTTTGCCACACCCATGGACCCTCTATTTCTGCTTCTCTACTACCTTATAAAGGCTGATAAAGAG GGAAAGTTTCAGCCCCTAGATCAAGTTGTGGTGGATGACATGTTTCCAAATTGCGTCTTGTTGCTGAAACTTCCTGAACTTGAGAAGTTACTGCGACATGTGACAGAGGAAAGAG aagtaaacaaaaagaaatattacaagttcagcaaagagaAGACATTAAAGTGGCTGGAAAAAAAG GTTAATCAGACTATGGCAGCATTAAAAACCAATAATGTGAATGTTGGTGCCCGAGTACAGTCAACTGCATTTTTCTCTGGTGACCAAGTTTCCAGTGACAAGGAAG aggATTATATTCGTTATGCCCATGGTCTGATATCTGATTACATCTCTAAAGAATTAAGTGATGACTtatctaaatatttaaa GCTTCCAGAACCTTCAGCTTCATTGCCAAACCCTCCATCAAAG AAAGTAAAGTTATCAGATGAGCCTGTAGAAGCAAAAGAAGATTACACTAAGTTTAACACTAAAGGTTTGAAGACTGAAAAG aaaaatagcaaaatgactGCAGCTCAGAAGGCTTTGGCTAAAGTTGACAAGAGTGGGATGAAAAGTATTGATTCTTTTTTTGgtgcaaaaagtaaaaagaaaattggaaagatTTGA